A genomic region of Prosthecobacter algae contains the following coding sequences:
- the asnB gene encoding asparagine synthase (glutamine-hydrolyzing): MCGISGYLTLPRSRSSDQMTTEVTRMTDAIVLRGPDDSGAWVDADCGIALGHRRLSILDLSPLGHQPMSSADGRYVIVFNGEIYNFQQLRAELEPHGHTWRGHSDTEIMLAAFLQWGVVEATRRFNGMFAFALWDKQERALHLGRDRMGEKPLYYGWLGDTFVFASELKAIRQFPGFDAAINRDALCSQLRFNYIPDPQCIYQGFHKLPPASLLSLQTAQDMPEPKLYWSLREVIEHGVDHPFTGTEKEAIDTFEALLKESVGMRMISDVPLGAFLSGGVDSSLIVALMQAQSSRPVRTFTIGFDVPEYNEAQFAKEVANHLRTDHTEMYVTGKDALDTIPLLPGLYDEPFSDYSQIPTHLVCKMARQHVTVALSGDAGDELFGGYERYFVGRNLWDKFAWMPPVLKKTAAAAMTVLPPQTLNSLGSMARPLLPKRLRHVPFGDKLHKLAEVVAAPGMETLYLNLMSHWKQPEQVVIGGQDPQTSITNTAGWPRVSDFTHRMMHLDMETYLPGDILTKVDRAAMGVSLEGRIPLLDTNLIEFAWRIPFSMKVRDGKGKWLMRETLYRHVPKALIDRPKRGFGVPLEHWLRGELREWAGDLLSESRLKREGYFHPAPIRQKWQEHLSGTRNWHFYLWDVLMFQAWLADKK; encoded by the coding sequence ATGTGCGGCATCTCCGGCTACCTTACCCTTCCCCGCTCGCGCTCGTCTGACCAGATGACAACTGAGGTCACGCGCATGACGGATGCCATCGTTCTTCGTGGTCCCGATGACAGCGGTGCCTGGGTGGATGCTGATTGCGGCATCGCCCTGGGGCATCGGCGGCTTTCCATCCTCGACCTTTCGCCGCTGGGGCACCAGCCCATGAGCAGTGCGGACGGGCGCTATGTCATTGTTTTCAATGGAGAGATCTACAACTTCCAGCAACTGCGGGCCGAACTAGAGCCTCACGGCCATACCTGGCGGGGACACTCGGACACGGAGATCATGCTGGCCGCCTTTCTGCAATGGGGAGTGGTGGAAGCCACGCGGCGATTTAATGGCATGTTCGCCTTTGCGCTCTGGGACAAGCAGGAGCGTGCTCTGCACCTGGGCCGCGACCGGATGGGCGAAAAACCTCTGTACTACGGGTGGTTAGGCGACACCTTTGTTTTTGCTTCGGAACTCAAGGCTATACGCCAGTTTCCAGGCTTCGATGCGGCCATCAACCGGGATGCGCTGTGCAGCCAGCTACGGTTCAACTACATTCCCGACCCGCAATGCATTTATCAGGGCTTTCACAAACTGCCGCCTGCTTCACTGCTGAGTTTGCAGACGGCACAGGACATGCCCGAGCCAAAGCTTTACTGGTCGCTGCGTGAGGTCATCGAGCATGGTGTAGACCACCCCTTCACGGGGACGGAAAAAGAAGCTATTGATACGTTTGAGGCGCTCCTCAAAGAATCCGTGGGGATGCGCATGATCTCGGATGTACCTCTTGGGGCCTTCCTTTCAGGTGGCGTGGATTCATCCCTCATCGTGGCCCTGATGCAGGCTCAGAGCAGCAGACCCGTGCGCACCTTCACCATCGGGTTTGATGTGCCAGAATACAATGAGGCCCAGTTTGCCAAAGAGGTGGCGAATCATCTGCGCACGGACCACACCGAGATGTATGTGACGGGCAAGGATGCCCTAGATACCATCCCTCTGCTTCCGGGCCTGTATGACGAGCCCTTCTCCGATTACTCTCAGATCCCCACCCACCTCGTCTGCAAAATGGCGCGTCAGCACGTCACCGTCGCCCTCAGTGGCGATGCAGGTGACGAGCTTTTTGGAGGTTATGAACGTTACTTTGTGGGCCGGAACCTGTGGGACAAATTTGCCTGGATGCCACCCGTCTTGAAAAAGACGGCTGCCGCAGCTATGACGGTCCTGCCTCCGCAAACGCTTAATTCGTTAGGCTCAATGGCCCGCCCGTTGTTGCCCAAACGGCTGCGCCATGTGCCATTTGGGGACAAATTGCACAAACTGGCGGAAGTCGTGGCCGCACCGGGCATGGAGACATTGTACCTGAACCTCATGTCCCACTGGAAGCAGCCCGAGCAAGTCGTCATCGGCGGGCAGGATCCTCAAACCAGCATCACCAACACGGCAGGCTGGCCACGGGTGAGTGACTTCACTCATCGCATGATGCACCTGGACATGGAGACCTACCTGCCAGGAGACATCCTTACCAAGGTGGACCGTGCGGCCATGGGCGTGAGTCTGGAAGGGCGTATCCCGCTGCTGGATACGAACCTCATCGAGTTCGCATGGCGAATTCCCTTCTCCATGAAAGTGAGGGATGGCAAAGGCAAATGGCTGATGAGGGAGACTCTGTATCGCCACGTGCCCAAGGCTTTGATTGACCGGCCTAAACGTGGATTTGGCGTGCCTCTGGAGCACTGGCTGCGCGGAGAGCTGCGCGAATGGGCGGGGGACTTGCTCAGCGAATCCCGGTTGAAACGGGAAGGTTATTTCCACCCTGCACCCATCCGGCAAAAATGGCAGGAGCACCTCAGCGGCACACGCAACTGGCATTTCTATCTCTGGGACGTGCTGATGTTCCAGGCCTGGCTGGCCGACAAGAAGTGA
- a CDS encoding O-antigen ligase family protein: protein MPPSHPMTTPVWQDGLGVSAPDAPETFFQRMIVWVCGTILGLLAADVVIGSYNAGISPLKPALFTLVAFASCVGLSFISSVRLAPVSFLILLLPAVRLFDAALLSRSVTTLQGQAGMDHLRVMLVIVAILCVLSTAQGMRAVRWAAILAIFMTTGSEVAEMLGIFKFSSIQGRYAGFNSHPNFPPVLLCEMLGITFALCRSFKFNCLLIGVAFVGVALTYGRSGFVVLVLMAGVYVLMNARRNLPFLLIMAAIAIPAAGVGFAILQSRTEQGITKDKNTSERLQAIYELDFEKLKSPERAKDLADAWEGVMKKPLLGHGTGVSGVLWAPHNEYVSLWLELGIPGLLLFVGTLGALVVRSVMTGGKAGYLLFAIIAYTPAGQGRIEMPHYYLALATAAFILWPKKFRLTLFSPPTRTASPT from the coding sequence ATGCCCCCAAGCCACCCGATGACCACCCCTGTGTGGCAGGATGGACTAGGGGTATCTGCACCGGATGCACCGGAGACTTTTTTCCAACGCATGATTGTCTGGGTCTGTGGCACCATCCTGGGGCTGCTGGCTGCAGATGTGGTGATCGGCTCTTACAACGCGGGGATTTCACCTTTGAAGCCCGCCCTCTTCACCCTGGTTGCCTTCGCTTCGTGCGTGGGATTGTCTTTCATCAGCAGCGTCAGGCTGGCCCCGGTTTCATTTCTCATTTTGCTGCTGCCTGCCGTGCGGCTGTTTGATGCCGCATTGCTGTCACGCTCAGTCACCACTTTGCAGGGTCAGGCAGGGATGGACCACTTGCGGGTCATGCTGGTCATCGTGGCCATCCTTTGTGTGCTCTCCACCGCCCAGGGCATGCGTGCCGTGCGCTGGGCGGCCATTCTGGCCATCTTCATGACGACGGGTTCTGAAGTGGCCGAGATGCTGGGCATCTTCAAATTTTCCAGCATTCAGGGACGGTACGCAGGCTTTAATAGCCACCCGAATTTCCCGCCAGTGCTGTTGTGTGAGATGCTAGGCATCACCTTTGCGCTGTGCCGCAGCTTCAAATTCAACTGCCTGCTCATTGGCGTGGCCTTTGTCGGTGTGGCACTGACCTACGGTCGCAGCGGCTTTGTCGTGCTGGTCCTGATGGCAGGAGTCTATGTACTGATGAATGCACGGCGGAATTTGCCATTTTTGCTCATCATGGCCGCCATCGCCATCCCGGCGGCTGGGGTGGGTTTTGCCATCCTGCAAAGCCGGACTGAGCAGGGCATTACCAAAGACAAAAACACTTCCGAACGCCTCCAGGCCATCTACGAACTGGACTTTGAAAAACTGAAGTCCCCCGAACGTGCCAAGGATCTGGCTGATGCCTGGGAAGGTGTGATGAAGAAGCCCCTGTTAGGCCATGGCACAGGCGTTTCAGGTGTCCTGTGGGCACCGCACAATGAGTATGTCTCGCTGTGGCTGGAACTTGGCATTCCCGGTCTGCTGCTGTTTGTCGGCACACTAGGTGCACTGGTCGTACGCAGCGTCATGACAGGGGGCAAGGCCGGTTATCTGCTCTTTGCCATCATCGCTTACACCCCTGCCGGACAGGGGAGGATCGAGATGCCGCATTACTACCTGGCCCTGGCAACGGCGGCCTTCATCCTGTGGCCCAAGAAATTCCGCCTCACGCTCTTTTCTCCGCCGACCCGGACTGCTTCGCCCACGTGA
- a CDS encoding YlbF family regulator has translation MNAAIDPVIASHIEALCAAIAADPEVQAARNQAESFLADEGAVSLYRDVMTLGRSLEQRHRSGAEMEPSEVSRFQSLQDQADANEVIQSFMAAQDLLQDVANKVNGFVTKTLEKGRVPTHDEVFGQAGCGEGCGCH, from the coding sequence ATGAACGCCGCTATCGACCCCGTCATCGCCTCCCACATTGAAGCTCTGTGCGCAGCCATCGCCGCAGATCCCGAAGTGCAGGCCGCCCGTAACCAAGCCGAATCTTTCCTGGCTGACGAAGGCGCAGTCTCCCTGTACCGCGATGTGATGACCCTAGGCCGCAGCCTGGAACAGCGCCACCGCAGCGGTGCTGAGATGGAACCCTCCGAAGTCAGCCGTTTCCAGTCCCTCCAAGACCAGGCCGATGCCAACGAAGTCATCCAGAGCTTCATGGCTGCCCAGGACCTGCTGCAGGACGTGGCGAACAAGGTGAACGGCTTTGTCACCAAGACCCTGGAAAAAGGCCGCGTTCCGACCCATGACGAAGTCTTTGGCCAGGCAGGTTGCGGCGAAGGCTGCGGCTGCCACTAA
- a CDS encoding M20 family metallopeptidase, with product MTPVIQTLADLVRINSVNSSYDGGPGEREVATYVHQFFQQRGIETWEQEVFPGRPNVLARLPGKNPNRRLVLEAHTDTVSVQGMTIPPFDPVIREGRMYGRGSCDTKAGLATMMHALASLKEEGLTPPCEILLAAVVDEEYSYRGVVKLCEDLKADAAIVAEPTELRAIIATKGVLRCRIIVHGRAAHSSKPHLGINAITGMARVIAAIEADNARLATLRHPLAGEGTCNIGVIHGGVQVNFVPDRCAIEIDRRLLPGERADDAVRQYQSLLQSIPSIQAEVELPLLLVDEGLDTPAQADVVRTASRVLTELGLDPAPGGVPFGCDASKLSRAGIPSIVFGPGSIDRAHTVDEYIELDQVQLAYEFQRRFLLSFT from the coding sequence ATGACTCCCGTCATCCAGACTCTGGCAGATCTCGTCCGCATCAACAGCGTCAACTCCTCCTATGACGGCGGCCCTGGCGAGCGCGAGGTGGCCACCTACGTCCACCAGTTTTTCCAGCAGCGCGGCATCGAAACCTGGGAGCAGGAGGTCTTCCCTGGCCGCCCCAATGTCCTCGCCCGCCTGCCAGGGAAAAACCCAAACCGCCGCCTCGTCCTCGAGGCCCATACGGACACCGTATCCGTCCAGGGCATGACCATCCCGCCCTTTGACCCCGTCATTCGCGAGGGCCGTATGTATGGCCGAGGTAGTTGTGATACCAAGGCCGGACTCGCCACCATGATGCACGCCCTCGCCTCGCTGAAAGAAGAGGGACTCACCCCGCCCTGTGAGATCCTCCTCGCCGCCGTCGTGGACGAGGAGTACTCCTACCGGGGCGTGGTGAAACTGTGCGAAGACTTAAAAGCCGATGCCGCCATCGTGGCCGAGCCTACCGAACTCCGCGCCATCATCGCCACCAAAGGCGTGCTGCGCTGCCGCATCATCGTCCATGGCCGAGCCGCCCACAGCTCCAAGCCCCACCTCGGCATCAATGCCATCACCGGCATGGCTCGCGTCATCGCAGCCATCGAGGCCGACAATGCCCGCCTCGCCACCCTGCGCCATCCCCTCGCTGGCGAGGGCACCTGCAACATCGGCGTCATCCACGGCGGCGTGCAGGTAAACTTCGTCCCCGACCGCTGCGCCATCGAGATCGACCGCCGCCTCCTCCCCGGTGAGCGTGCCGACGATGCCGTGCGCCAATACCAGTCCCTGCTACAGTCCATCCCCAGCATCCAGGCCGAAGTCGAGTTGCCCCTCCTTCTCGTGGATGAAGGGTTGGATACCCCCGCCCAGGCCGATGTCGTCCGCACCGCCAGCCGCGTGCTCACCGAGCTCGGTCTCGATCCCGCCCCCGGCGGCGTCCCCTTCGGCTGCGATGCCAGCAAGCTCTCCCGCGCCGGCATCCCCAGCATCGTCTTCGGCCCCGGCAGCATCGACCGCGCTCACACCGTCGATGAATACATCGAGCTCGACCAAGTCCAGCTCGCCTACGAGTTCCAGCGAAGATTCCTCCTCAGCTTCACGTAG
- a CDS encoding type IV secretory system conjugative DNA transfer family protein translates to MFSFLKFLVAAGIATFGIWYVFQYETITEVTGGVAFVSVVVAFCLLKWQPDLSKKEYIVQYKNLKWLPGEFTRHWLITGDTGVGKTTSGFNPLLHQISMSRPNWGGLILGAKGDEHFFAMEHAAGHGRPEAICVLAVRPDRLDRSWKPKERYNLVSDPRLPYTTHAKNLVDTGASLTEGEQSSFFKPAAQQALTSAFEMLETLGKPVNVLRAYEILTDSSAMEKMFEELLDADSTPERIKLAKYFDQTFLSAKAAEQKEGLVGTLKVMLGFFTHPDIAEVFCSDEPNTIDITDVDKGRIFCTALPQTFQTERRYINTYIKLLFYTHAMMRFDKPKSERKNENLLIALMDEFQALATASEDGISDHNVIDRLRAANCCLILGMQSDASLFPVLGKETAQVLTLNCRSRIAFRQPDPEGALAVAEFIAKVEKKKVSKSSGFMGKDASKSVSKEWDYEVQPGELMKMPDATAWIVHPSKKKVLMRIPAMDGAGKIPDWWK, encoded by the coding sequence ATGTTTTCCTTTCTGAAATTTCTCGTTGCGGCGGGCATCGCCACTTTTGGCATCTGGTATGTTTTTCAATATGAGACCATCACGGAGGTCACGGGCGGGGTGGCGTTTGTCTCGGTGGTGGTGGCGTTTTGCCTGCTGAAATGGCAGCCGGATCTCAGCAAAAAGGAGTACATTGTTCAGTACAAAAATCTGAAATGGCTGCCGGGGGAGTTTACCCGCCACTGGTTGATCACGGGGGATACGGGGGTGGGGAAGACGACTTCGGGGTTTAACCCGCTGCTGCATCAGATTAGCATGAGTCGGCCTAACTGGGGCGGGCTGATTTTGGGCGCGAAGGGGGATGAGCACTTTTTTGCGATGGAGCATGCGGCGGGGCATGGCCGCCCGGAGGCGATCTGCGTGCTGGCGGTGCGGCCGGACCGCCTGGATCGGAGCTGGAAACCGAAGGAGCGCTACAACCTCGTTTCAGATCCCCGCCTGCCCTACACGACACATGCGAAGAACCTGGTGGATACGGGGGCGTCGCTGACGGAGGGGGAGCAGTCGTCCTTCTTCAAACCGGCGGCGCAGCAGGCACTGACGAGCGCCTTTGAAATGCTGGAGACGCTGGGCAAGCCTGTGAATGTGCTGCGGGCCTATGAGATCCTCACGGACAGCTCCGCGATGGAGAAAATGTTTGAGGAATTGCTGGATGCGGACAGCACGCCGGAGCGCATCAAGCTGGCGAAATACTTTGACCAGACCTTTCTGAGTGCCAAGGCGGCGGAGCAGAAGGAGGGCTTGGTAGGCACGCTGAAGGTGATGCTGGGCTTCTTCACGCACCCGGACATTGCGGAGGTGTTTTGCTCTGACGAGCCTAACACGATCGACATCACGGATGTGGACAAGGGACGCATCTTTTGCACGGCGCTGCCGCAGACTTTCCAGACGGAGCGGCGCTACATCAACACGTACATCAAGCTGCTGTTTTACACGCACGCGATGATGCGTTTTGACAAGCCGAAGTCAGAGCGAAAAAATGAGAATCTGCTGATCGCCCTGATGGATGAGTTTCAGGCACTGGCCACGGCGAGTGAAGACGGCATTTCGGACCACAACGTGATCGACCGTCTGCGTGCAGCGAACTGCTGCCTCATCCTGGGGATGCAGAGCGATGCCTCGCTATTTCCAGTGCTGGGCAAGGAAACAGCGCAGGTGCTAACGCTGAACTGCCGCTCACGCATCGCCTTCCGCCAACCAGATCCCGAGGGGGCGCTGGCGGTGGCAGAGTTCATTGCGAAAGTGGAGAAGAAGAAGGTGTCGAAGTCGTCCGGATTCATGGGCAAGGATGCGAGCAAATCCGTGAGCAAGGAGTGGGACTACGAGGTGCAGCCGGGCGAACTGATGAAGATGCCGGATGCGACAGCCTGGATCGTTCACCCTTCTAAAAAGAAGGTGTTGATGCGCATTCCGGCGATGGATGGTGCGGGGAAGATCCCGGACTGGTGGAAGTGA
- a CDS encoding glycosyltransferase, translated as MPECHAPCRLAFLIRDLGHGGAQRQLVTLAKALVALGGFEICVVHFYPGVFESELQAAGVRTVCVGKRHRWDLAGFFLRLVKTMRALGPDVIHGYLHESNLMALLLKPLCGFPKVLWGIRDSQTDAETWGLLGRLSFRLNCLLSGWADGIIANSRAGRDYYIGKGYPAARFEVVPNGIDTARFKQTLLGNSGQTFTLIGRLHPMKDHATFLRALAEVPEAQGRIIGSGDAAYAEEMRRLAATLGLTNRLTWETARDDLPEMYPTLDCVVSTSAYGEGFSNVLGEAMACGLPCIASDVGDSAWLVDDRRWIFPAGDVAALTGAMKSFLALNHEGRRALREQNRQRIADHFTVEKMVAKTAEIVRRQGPVLWITTGLGTGGAEMMLTQLIGGLKHHSHTVISLTAGGKYIEPLRAVGATVHTLDMPVGKPTVGALWQLLKISRLTRPTVIMGWMYHGCLAALIARMGTQAKVIWNIRQSLYDLSLEKRGSALVIRALGWLSFWPKLITYNSQVSARQHEAIGYRPNKTRLIPNGFDLEKWQPAKPRAEDVKKPILIGRFGRYTAMKDYPTFLRAAALIVQQRPDVQCLLAGTGVNADNAELAELVQQLGLTNHVQLLGERQDLPEMTASLDLVVSSSAFGEGFPNVVGEAMACAVPVVATDIGDTAWVMGETGRLVPAKDPAALAAACLDVLRLSPALRHQSGQAGRARILAHFSLNRVLALFEEVLSTRAHIATSSEAIAPLKPAVTSN; from the coding sequence ATGCCCGAATGCCATGCGCCATGCCGACTCGCCTTCCTCATCCGTGACCTCGGTCACGGCGGAGCGCAGCGGCAATTGGTGACGCTGGCCAAGGCGCTGGTGGCCCTGGGCGGTTTCGAGATCTGCGTGGTGCATTTTTACCCAGGCGTGTTTGAGTCGGAGTTGCAGGCGGCGGGGGTGCGCACGGTGTGCGTGGGAAAACGCCATCGCTGGGACCTGGCGGGCTTTTTTCTCCGCCTGGTGAAGACGATGCGCGCGCTGGGGCCGGACGTGATCCACGGCTACCTGCATGAGTCCAACCTGATGGCGCTGCTGCTGAAGCCGCTTTGCGGTTTCCCCAAGGTGCTGTGGGGCATCCGCGATTCCCAGACGGATGCGGAGACCTGGGGGCTGCTGGGCAGGCTGAGCTTTCGGCTGAACTGCCTGCTCTCAGGATGGGCAGACGGCATCATCGCGAACTCACGTGCGGGCCGTGACTACTATATCGGCAAGGGTTACCCGGCAGCCCGTTTTGAGGTGGTGCCCAATGGAATAGACACGGCACGATTCAAGCAAACCTTGTTAGGCAACAGCGGGCAGACCTTTACGCTCATTGGCAGGCTGCACCCGATGAAGGATCACGCCACCTTTTTGCGCGCCCTTGCCGAGGTGCCCGAGGCCCAGGGGCGAATCATTGGCAGCGGAGATGCGGCGTATGCCGAGGAGATGCGACGTCTGGCAGCAACGCTGGGGCTGACGAACCGCCTGACCTGGGAAACCGCTCGCGATGACCTGCCGGAGATGTACCCCACGCTGGACTGTGTGGTGTCCACCTCCGCCTACGGTGAAGGTTTCTCCAATGTCCTGGGTGAAGCGATGGCCTGCGGACTGCCGTGCATCGCCAGCGATGTGGGGGATTCAGCCTGGCTGGTGGATGACCGAAGGTGGATCTTTCCGGCTGGAGATGTGGCGGCTCTGACGGGCGCGATGAAGAGCTTCCTCGCGCTGAATCATGAGGGGCGCAGGGCCTTGCGGGAGCAGAACCGCCAGCGGATTGCCGATCATTTCACGGTCGAGAAGATGGTGGCCAAAACGGCGGAGATCGTGCGGCGGCAAGGGCCAGTGCTTTGGATCACCACAGGTCTGGGAACGGGTGGGGCGGAGATGATGCTGACGCAACTTATTGGGGGGCTTAAGCACCATTCACACACCGTCATTTCGCTGACTGCGGGTGGCAAATACATCGAGCCGCTGCGGGCGGTCGGGGCGACGGTCCACACGCTGGACATGCCGGTGGGAAAACCCACGGTGGGGGCTCTGTGGCAGCTGCTGAAGATCTCACGACTGACACGGCCGACGGTGATCATGGGGTGGATGTATCACGGCTGCCTGGCGGCCCTGATCGCCCGAATGGGGACCCAGGCAAAGGTCATCTGGAACATTCGGCAATCGCTCTATGATCTGAGCCTGGAAAAACGCGGCTCCGCCCTGGTCATTCGCGCGTTGGGCTGGCTCTCCTTTTGGCCCAAGCTCATCACGTACAATTCCCAGGTCAGCGCCCGGCAGCATGAAGCCATCGGCTATCGCCCCAACAAAACACGGCTGATCCCCAATGGCTTCGATCTAGAGAAATGGCAGCCTGCGAAGCCCAGGGCGGAAGATGTGAAGAAGCCGATTTTGATCGGCCGCTTTGGACGCTACACAGCCATGAAAGACTACCCGACGTTTTTACGCGCTGCGGCCCTCATCGTTCAGCAAAGGCCAGATGTGCAATGCCTGCTCGCAGGCACAGGTGTGAATGCGGACAATGCCGAATTGGCGGAGCTCGTTCAGCAGCTCGGTCTAACCAACCATGTCCAACTTTTAGGTGAACGGCAGGATCTTCCGGAAATGACGGCTTCACTGGATTTGGTGGTTTCGTCTTCAGCCTTTGGTGAAGGTTTTCCGAACGTCGTCGGTGAAGCGATGGCCTGTGCCGTGCCTGTGGTGGCAACGGACATTGGCGACACGGCCTGGGTGATGGGAGAGACCGGACGGCTGGTGCCTGCCAAAGATCCGGCGGCACTGGCAGCCGCCTGCCTGGACGTACTGCGACTATCCCCTGCGCTGCGCCATCAAAGCGGCCAAGCGGGGAGAGCGCGCATCCTTGCCCACTTTTCGCTGAACCGTGTGCTAGCCCTGTTTGAAGAAGTCCTTTCCACCCGCGCTCATATCGCCACATCATCAGAGGCTATCGCGCCCCTGAAACCTGCCGTGACCTCCAACTGA
- a CDS encoding amidohydrolase family protein, with translation MSSLSRRQFLTTAATAALGTQISSCATLASGSAIDAHVHVWTPDTQRYPLAPGFEKKNMAPASFTPEQLFAHCKPEGVSRIVLIQMSFYRYDNRYMLDTIAAHPGTFSGVAIIDENAPDVRGRMKALAKQGVRGFRIYTASKDVEAWLATPGMQEMWKVAADEGLNICLLINPETLAAVDKMCIKYPQTPVVVDHFARVGMAGPVTRAHLDRLLHLSVHKKVTLKTSAFYALGKKTPPYTDLAPMIKECRDYFGADRLMWASDCPFQVDPGHTYNDSISLIREHLAFLTPSEKAAILSKTAERVFFGA, from the coding sequence ATGTCCTCCCTCTCCCGCCGCCAGTTCCTCACCACCGCCGCCACCGCCGCCCTTGGCACCCAGATCAGCAGTTGCGCCACCCTCGCCAGCGGCAGCGCCATTGATGCCCACGTCCATGTCTGGACGCCTGATACCCAGCGCTATCCCCTCGCTCCCGGCTTCGAAAAGAAAAACATGGCCCCCGCCAGCTTCACGCCCGAGCAGCTCTTTGCCCATTGCAAACCCGAAGGCGTCAGCCGCATCGTCCTCATTCAGATGAGCTTCTACCGGTACGACAACCGCTACATGCTCGATACCATCGCCGCCCACCCCGGCACCTTCTCCGGCGTTGCTATTATTGACGAAAACGCCCCCGACGTCCGCGGCCGCATGAAGGCCCTGGCCAAACAAGGCGTGCGCGGCTTCCGCATCTACACCGCCAGCAAGGATGTTGAAGCCTGGCTCGCCACCCCCGGCATGCAGGAAATGTGGAAAGTCGCCGCCGATGAAGGCCTGAACATCTGCCTCCTCATCAATCCCGAAACCCTCGCCGCCGTGGACAAGATGTGCATCAAGTATCCCCAGACCCCCGTCGTGGTGGACCACTTTGCCCGCGTCGGCATGGCCGGCCCCGTCACCCGCGCCCATCTCGATCGCCTCCTCCACCTCTCCGTCCATAAAAAGGTCACCCTCAAGACCTCCGCCTTTTATGCCCTTGGCAAAAAGACCCCGCCCTACACCGACCTCGCCCCCATGATCAAAGAGTGCCGCGACTACTTCGGCGCCGACCGCCTCATGTGGGCCAGCGACTGCCCCTTCCAGGTGGACCCCGGCCACACCTACAACGACTCAATCTCTCTCATCCGCGAGCACCTCGCCTTCCTCACCCCAAGCGAAAAAGCCGCCATCCTCAGCAAAACCGCCGAACGGGTCTTTTTTGGCGCTTAG
- a CDS encoding ABC transporter ATP-binding protein, with product MPPSAPIFEARALRKVYHTGELDVVALHGVDIQFHSSELVVLLGASGSGKSTLLNILGGLDTPTSGQLRYKGWDLTGGDERTLTLFRRNCVGFVFQFYNLIPSLTARENVALITDISRDPMKPEEALALVNLQHRMDHFPSQLSGGEQQRVAIARAIAKKPEVLLCDEPTGALDVNTGIAVLEAVERINRELGTLTVIITHNADMAGMADRVLHLKDGQIVKSHRNETRVPVTSLKW from the coding sequence ATGCCCCCTTCCGCCCCCATTTTCGAGGCCCGTGCCCTGCGAAAAGTTTACCATACCGGTGAGCTGGACGTGGTGGCCCTGCATGGGGTGGACATCCAGTTTCATTCCAGCGAGCTGGTGGTCCTGCTGGGGGCCTCAGGCAGTGGCAAATCCACTTTGCTGAACATCCTCGGCGGACTGGATACTCCCACCAGCGGCCAACTGCGCTACAAGGGCTGGGATCTCACCGGGGGTGATGAACGGACGCTGACGCTCTTTCGCCGGAACTGCGTGGGCTTTGTCTTCCAATTTTACAACCTCATCCCCAGCCTGACCGCACGGGAAAATGTAGCCCTGATCACGGATATTTCGCGGGACCCCATGAAACCCGAGGAGGCTCTGGCGCTAGTGAACCTGCAGCACCGCATGGATCACTTTCCCAGCCAACTAAGCGGTGGTGAGCAACAGCGGGTGGCCATCGCACGGGCGATTGCCAAAAAGCCGGAGGTGCTGCTCTGTGACGAACCCACGGGAGCCCTCGATGTGAACACGGGCATCGCCGTGCTGGAGGCCGTGGAGCGAATCAACCGGGAACTGGGGACCCTGACGGTCATCATCACGCACAATGCCGACATGGCCGGCATGGCGGACCGGGTGCTGCATCTCAAAGACGGGCAGATCGTCAAGTCACACCGCAACGAAACGCGCGTGCCTGTGACGAGCCTGAAGTGGTAA
- a CDS encoding cyclic nucleotide-binding domain-containing protein — protein MPSLTPLLANFSPQELSLLSSFGDSRSYQAEEVVIRQGEENDHLYLVLKGRLDVYQDVDGTNKKVAFLESGDSLGEVSVFDPGPASATVTAASETEVWLITRDSLDRLHTANPKVAYRLLSRIATCLSKRLRQMNDKVVDLVNR, from the coding sequence ATGCCTTCTCTCACGCCCCTCCTTGCCAATTTTTCCCCTCAAGAACTTAGCCTGCTGTCCAGCTTTGGAGACTCGCGCTCCTACCAGGCGGAAGAAGTGGTGATCCGTCAGGGAGAAGAAAACGACCATTTGTATCTCGTCCTGAAGGGCCGTCTGGATGTCTATCAAGACGTGGATGGCACGAACAAAAAGGTCGCCTTCCTGGAGTCGGGCGACTCACTGGGCGAAGTCAGTGTTTTCGATCCTGGACCCGCGAGTGCGACGGTGACGGCAGCATCGGAAACGGAAGTCTGGCTGATCACCCGTGACAGTCTCGATCGTCTGCACACCGCCAATCCGAAGGTGGCTTACCGGCTGCTCAGCCGCATTGCCACCTGCCTGTCCAAAAGGCTGCGCCAGATGAATGACAAGGTGGTGGACTTGGTGAACCGCTAA